From the genome of Pseudomonas mohnii:
ACGGCATTGTGGTTGCCCAGGGTTTGCGCGCCACTGAAGTGCACGGTGCGGCCGAGGTGGTCGATGGCGGTGACCTGCCGATACTGGCTGTAACCGTTGCGGGTCAGCACCTTGTCCAGCGCCTCGGCCGGCGCGAGGCCTTGCTCCATGAGGGCCAGGACTTCCGGGCCGAGGGACGGCAGGGTGATGTTTTGCGTGGACACCGCGCCGACACCGGGCAACAGCCAGGGGCAGCGGGCGCCGACGGCGATGCTCGAGGAACTGATCGCGATGCCGAATTGACCGGTTTCGGGGCAGCGTGCGGCGATGGAAAAGGTCATAGGTGTGCTCCTTGGTGAGGTGTCTGGGCGGGCCTCATCGCGGGCAAGCCCGCTCCCACAGATGATTGTGTGGATGCGACGATCCCTGTGGGAGCTGGCTTGCCAGCGATGGCAGCCACTCGGTCTATTCGGGAATCACCGCAATCACATCAATCTCCATCAGCCACTGTGGCTGCCCCAGGGCCGACACCACCAGCCCGGTGGAAATCGGGAACACGCCTTTGAGCCACTTACCCACCTCCTGGTAGACCGGTTCGCGGTAACGCGGGTCGATCAGGTAGGTGGTGGTTTTCACGATGTGGCTCAGGTCGCTGCCGGCCTCTTCCAGCAACTGTTTGACGTTGCGCATGGCTTGCTCGGCTTGCGCACGCGGGTCACCCAGGCCCACCAGGTTGCCTTCGAAGTCAGTACCGACCTGGCCGCGCACATAGACGGTGTTGCCGGCCCGGACCGCTTGGCACAGGTCGTTGTCCAGGCTCTGGTTCGGGTAGGTTTGTTTGGTGTTGAACATGCGAATGCGGGTATGGGTTGGCGTGGACATTTGACGCTCCTGACAGAAAAAGGCTTAGGCACTGACCGTGGTTTCAAGGGCAACCGGGGCCGCTTCGGCCTGCCGTTGCGCCGCATCGTGGTAGTCGAGGTATGAGCGCTGGATGGCGATCTGGTCAGCCACGTATTTGGCGTCGTGCCAGACGCCCCAGATAAACGACGAACCCCGTCGCGACTGCCACGGCAGACCGAGGAAATACACCCCGGGCTCGCTCGATACGCCGCGCTGGTGCTGCGGCTTGCCGTTGGCGTCGAAGGCGTTGACCTTCAGCCAGCTGTAATCGGTGGCAAAACCGGTGGCCCAGATGATCGAGGTCACGCCGGCCTTGGCCAGGTCCAGCTGCAGGATCGGATGGGTCACGCACTCGGGATCGGGGAAGGTTATCCGCGCTTCCGGTTCTTGCGGCAGGTCCAGGCCGTTGCGCTCGATGTACGCATCGGCGGCATCGAGCAGCGCCAGATAGTTCTCATCGCCCCGGGCCAGGTTCTCGGCCAGGTTCGGCTGGAAAGTCGCCACACTGCCATCGAACGACTGGGTCAGGCCGACCAGGGTCATGCCGCGATGGGCAAGCCCGCGAAAGTCCACGGTCCGCCCGCCATGGGCGCCACTGACGGCAATGGTCACGTGTTCCCGACCGGGCTTCATCGCCGCTTGATCCCATTCGCCCAGCACCCCCAGCCACCAGCAGAAATCACGGTTGCGGTAGGCGCGGGGAGGGCGATCGTGGGCGCCTACCGAGAGGTAGACCTGCTTGCCCGCACGCTGCAACTCGTCGGCAATCTGCACCCCCGACGAGCCGGCGCCGACGACCAGAACGGCGCCTTCAGGCAATTGCCCAGGGTTGCGGTAATCAGCCGAATGGATCTGTAGCAATGGCTGATCTTTCGGCGCGATCGGCGGGATGACCGGGTTTTGGAAAGGACCGGTGGCGGCAACCACTCGGGCGGCTTCGATCACGCCTTCGGAGGTTTCGATGGTGAACCCGGGGCGACCGACATTGCGCTCGACCTTCAACACATCGACGCCGGTGCGGATCGGGGCGTTGAATTTTTTCGCGTAGGCTTCGAAGTAATCGGCCACCCGCTCTTTTGGGGCAAAGCTGTCAGGGCTCAGGTCGTCGAATGCCAGGCCGGGAAAGCGGTCGTGCCAGGCCGGGCCATTGGCCACCAGCGAATCCCAGCGGCCGGTGCGCCAGCGTTCGGCGATACGGTTACGCTCCAGCACCAGATGCGGCACGCCCAGTTTGCTCAGGTGCTCGCTCATGGCCACACCCGCCTGACCGGCGCCCACAATCAGCGTATCTGTTTTTATTTTTACAGTGGTCATCTCAATACCCTTTGAAGTTGGATTCAAACCGCGTGTGGCCTGCCATCTCTTGGGGTCAAGACTAGGGATCACCCTGATATCGGTAAAATATTATTAAGCTGGCATTTGAGTATAAATAACTGATGCAGAGCCTTTGCCCCCCCTGGCTTGGGGGCCCGGCGGAGAATTGAAAGGCGTCGACAACACAGCAGGCAGGTTGCGTTCTCGATATCAGCCGCATAAACGATCTTCAGCGAGCATTTCCTGAGCTTATCGGCACCGGGCTCAAGCCTCTGCGCAGGCACTTGGCCAAACCTCTTGAACACAGGCGAACTGCTGATCTCTGAGGCAATACAGGCGGAAGATTTCAGGATCGGCCCCCTCGGAAATCCGGGACTGAGCGCGTTCACAGAAAAATATTTATTTTCCCTGACGCAAATCGATAGCTTGCCGGGCTTCCTTGTCTCCATATGGCAAGTCGAGGACATCAAGTGAAGATCTATCGAGACGGTTTCCGGCCTCCGCTGATGCGGGTGCACTCCGTGAATCCAAGAGAAAGCCCGCAGTCCTGCGGTTTTTTTCGTCTTAAGGTTGCTCATTGCCCTTGGGCACTTCAGTTTTAGGGCGAGGGTCCGTAAGCGTCAGGCCAAGACGCCCCCTCGAAATCACAATCAGTCGGGACTTTCGAAACCCGTCTACCGACACAGCTGTCGCAGAGAAATTTCAAAATTGTTGAACCGAGGTTAATCTTTTACCCCTTCGACTATGACGCAAGGACAGCTGATGGCCCTCACCAGTGAAATCTCTCCATACAACCCTCAGTGGCCGCTACTTTTTACCGCCGAAAACCGACGCATAGAGGAGGGCTTCGGTACTGAGCTTATCGGAACTCATCATATTGGTAGCACCGCCGTTCCGGGGCTTTCCGCCAAACCGGAAATCGACATCTTGGTTGTGGTGTCGGAGCATATAAATGAGGTGGCTCGTAGCGAGTTCATGCGCACATTGGGCTATGTGCGGGGAACAGATCTTTCCGCCGGACACCACTTTTATCGTCGCGATGTTGATGGGGTGAGAACTCATAAAATACACGTGTGCGTTGCTGGTCATGGACAGATTGCACGAATGTTACGTTTCCGCGACCTGTTGAGAGAAGACAGCACTATCCGCAAGCAATACCAGGATTTGAAGCTGCGGCTCGAAGCTGACAACCGGGGAGGCATTGCTGAGTATCTCGCGCATAAGGCGCCCTACATTGACGCCTTGATGAATATGCACCTAGGGGATTAAGTCCGTGTTCATATCAGTGCTCCAGAGCTAAACGGGTATCCACTGATGCGGCAGCAGCTCAGCAACCTCACTCGCCCGCTGCGTCGGCAGACGCGTAAGGACATACTTCAGGTAGATTGCAGCGCCATGGCTTTGTTCGTGCGCACTCGAATCCATTTATGAACGAGGTTCGCGTTAAAGCCATGGTGCTGCGCGACGCTAGCAATCGAAGCGCCGGGCTGGGCGCACTCTTGGACAACATGGGCCTTGAAGGATTTGGAATAGGAACGGCGTTTTGGCTGCATGGAAAGACCCGCTTAAAAGGCTAGAAATGGTGTCCACTAAAATTAGGTGGACACCATCGCCGTTGGCGTTGGGGTCTGAAAGGTGAGTTGGCCGGACGCTTACGAGGGTCCTGCACTATCAGTTGCTGCTCCTGCCAGGTTTGATCCTGCTGTTTCCCTTTCTTGAGCAGGGAATGGTTGCTCGCGGGTCTTTATCCGTTGAATCAGATTAAGTGTCTGGCTTTTGGCTGGGCGCCGGGATTGACTCAACGTGAGTAAACCTTTCAGCCAATGGTCGGGGTTGGCCAAGCCACGTTTGGCAGTGTTTCGTATTCGGGCTTTGCGAAAAGATAGCCTTGATAGAAGTTAATGCCCAGGGTCAGTAACTGCTGTAGTTCGGCATTGGTCTCTACGCCCTCTGCAATCACTTCAATGTTGAGCGCTTTGCATACACCGAGGATGCCTTGGACGATTGCCTGTCGCACCGGGTCAGTGCAGATGCTACGTACCAGGGCCATGTCCAGTTTGATGATGTCGGGTTGAAACTCTGCCAGCAAATTGAGCCCTGAGTACCCGGCACCGAAATCATCTATCGCTGTCTTGAAGCCTTTAAGACGATATTCTCGAATGATGCTTTTCAGATGTTCCTTGTCCACCAGTTCTTCGTTTTCGGTGATCTCGAAAATCAGTCTTTCTGTGGGAAAACCAAATCTGCGTGCAGCTTCAAGCGTCGCACGAATGCATGTGGCTGCTTGATATACCGCGTTGGGCAAGAAGTTGATGCTGACAAAACAGGGGATTTTCAGGCGTGAAGCAAGCTCGACAGCCTTGACGCGACATGCTTGGTCAAAGGCATAACGGTTCTGTTCGTTCACCTTTCCAAGAATGGCGGCGGCACCACTGCCATCGCAACCACGTACCAAGGCCTCGTAGGCAAAAATACTGTTGTCGCGCAGGTCTACGATTGGCTGGAACGCCATACTGAACTCAAAATCCAGTGCATCGCCTTCTCTACAGGCACTGCAAGGAGGGACTATGGGTGATTTCGTGTTCATTCGAGACCTTATTTTAATAATGATTAGTGTGTCGACCGAGCCAGGGTTTTGTACATGCCGCAAGGCTGACTCATCGTGCCAAAGTCGACGAGAAATTGCTGATTGCCTGTACGACTTGGCGAGCACTGTCCTGAATATCCAGTATCACTTGACCAGCCTCACCGGCTAATTTGACTCCTTGTTCCGCCTTGTCTTTACTCGCCTCCATCCTGGCCACCGCCCCCTTGGCCAATTCACGATTGTGCTGCACCACCTCGACAATCTTGAGGGTGGCCTGGCTTGTGCGCGAAGCCAGATTGCGCACTTCGTCAGCGACCACCGCAAAACCTCGACCCTGCTCTCCGGCACGAGCCGCTTCGATGGCGGCGTTTAGCGCTAGAAGATTCGTTTGTTCGGCGATGCCACGGATGGTCTGCACGATGCTGCTGATGACTTCCGACTGTTGACTGACATCATTGATACCTTCGGCTGCGTGATTCAATTCGCCCGCCAGGCTTTGCATGACATCCACGGTCTCCTGCACCACTCGGGCACCTTCGTGTGCTGTATCGTCGGTTTTCAATGAAGTCTCATAGGCCATGCGTGCTGCTCGTGACTCAGCTTCCTGCTGGAGAACCTGAGCCGTGATATCGCTCGCAAACTTGACGACTTTATACAGGCTGCCGTTGGCGTCGAACACGGGGTTGTAAGTCGCACGTAACCAGACGGTGCGTCCCCGGTTGTCGAGGCGCTTGAAGTTGCCGGAGAAAAACTCGCCTTGATTCAGGCGCTCCCAGAACTGGCGATACTCATTGGATTCACTTTCGCTACGCTCACAGAACAGACGATGGTGCTTGCCAACAATCTCATCGAGACGGTAACCCATCACGGCAAGGAAGTTTTCGTTGGCGCTGATGACTTCTCCCAGCCGGTTGAACTCAATGGTTGCCATGGAACGGTTAATCGCCTTGATTTGGCTCTCCTGCTCTTGTTCCTTCTGCACCCGGGCAGTGACATCAGAAGCAATCTTGACGACCTTGATCACCTGTCCAGAGGCGTCGCGAACAGGGTTATAACTGGCCTCCAGCCAGATCTCACGCCCCTGTTTGTCCAGGCGCAGGAAGCGGTCGTTTATGAACTCACCCTTACTCAGGCGTGACCAGAAACCTTGATAAGCGACGCTGTTGGCGCATTGCGGTGTACAGAACAAGCGGTGATGCCTGGAGTGAATTTCCTCAAGGCGATAGCCCATTATTCTCAGGAAATTGTTGTTCGCGCCGAGGACCTTGCCATCAGGCTGGAACTCAATCAGCGCCATGGAGCCACCTAAGGCGGCAAGGGTGGCTTCGCAGTCAGCCAAGCGCTGCTGGCTGAGGGCCAGCTTTTTTTTGATTTGCGAGTTGAACATACGTACCTCAGTGGATATGGACTGCTTGGCACTTTCATCAAGCTAACGCAAAAGTTATACATTGCTGTAGTGATTGTACAAGAAAATTCGAGATTGAACACGAAGGATGGATGTTGATCGCGGGTCATGCCTTAATCGGGTAGGGGGATCGAGCGTTGGCAATTGAGGGTTGGTTTGCGCAGCTGGGGCATAATCGACAGCGCACTCGATGCCTGAGCATTCTTGTGCGTAGGACGTTATTTTGTATAGGTTTGTATCAAGCGGGCCCGGGAGCAGGCTGAGGATGGACGCTGTTCTTTCTGTGAGAGTGCCGCCCCTTCGAGTCGGGGCGGCTGTCTATTCATTGGGTATCGCTTGACGATCAATTTCCTCGGTAGGTGGAGAAGCCATAAGGGCTGAGAAGCAACGGGATGTGGTAGTGAGGAACGGTACCGTCCACTTCAAAAATGACGGGTACCTCCGGAAAGAAGCTGGACGTTTTGTGCGCTTTGAACCACTCACCGGTCTTGAAGGTGACACGGTAGGTACCTTTTTCCAGACCCCGACCTTCCGGATACAGCCCGGTGATACGACCTTGCTCGTTGGTTGCCGCGCTGTTGAGCATGTCCCAGTTTTTTCCATCCTGTTTTTCCAGCGTGACATTCACGCCAGGGGAGGGCAGGCCATCCTGCAAGTTGAGTACATGCACGCTCAATGGATTTGCCGCTGCTGATGCAAGGGCTGAAAGGGCACTCAATACAGCGCCAGCGAAGAAGCTTTTCAATACAGTCATGGGGATGTCCTTAGTTTTTAACGGCAGGTAAAACTTTGTTAATAGCAACCTCTGCACAACCTTCATCGTTTGCAGCCCCGCCCGCACCGGCCACGCCGATGGCGCCGATGACCTGACCCTCAAATTTCAATGGCACGCCTCCACCGAGCAGTAACAACTCATCAAGGGTGTTGAGGTTTTCAGCATCCGGATTCGCGCGAGCGCGTTCAGCCAGCAACCGCGTCGAAGTCTTGGTCGACAGGGCGGTATAGGCTTTGCGTTGCGCGGCTAACGTGTTGTGCGGGCCGACATTGTCATCGCGTTGCACGGCAACCAGATTGCCGCCACGGTCGACCACTGCGGCAACGGCGGTGCGGCCATCGGCGTGACAGGCCATCAGCGCGGCATTTAGCAAATCGTTGGCCATTGCCAGTGACACGTCCTTGCGCTGCACAACTTGATCCGGGGCTGCAACGGCGAATGCAGAGCTCATGGCGAGTGTGATGAGCAATGAAGTCGATAGGCTTGTACGCATGCTGTTTCCTTGGGTTGAGTCTGTCTGAGTCATTGCCAGACATCATGACCAGCGCACCCCGTCAGAATGATTGCCTGCGCATTACCAAGATGTAATGTGAGAAATCAGCGAAGCGGGCTAGCCTGTGCTCCAGTCCTGGAGGAAAAAATGCGTATCCTGGTGGTTGAAGATGAAACGAAAATGGCGGATTACCTGCGCAAAGCCCTGACTGAATCGGGCTATGCGGTAGAGATCGCCCTTGACGGGCTGGATGGCCAGCATTTGGCACA
Proteins encoded in this window:
- a CDS encoding RidA family protein; this translates as MSTPTHTRIRMFNTKQTYPNQSLDNDLCQAVRAGNTVYVRGQVGTDFEGNLVGLGDPRAQAEQAMRNVKQLLEEAGSDLSHIVKTTTYLIDPRYREPVYQEVGKWLKGVFPISTGLVVSALGQPQWLMEIDVIAVIPE
- a CDS encoding flavin-containing monooxygenase; the encoded protein is MTTVKIKTDTLIVGAGQAGVAMSEHLSKLGVPHLVLERNRIAERWRTGRWDSLVANGPAWHDRFPGLAFDDLSPDSFAPKERVADYFEAYAKKFNAPIRTGVDVLKVERNVGRPGFTIETSEGVIEAARVVAATGPFQNPVIPPIAPKDQPLLQIHSADYRNPGQLPEGAVLVVGAGSSGVQIADELQRAGKQVYLSVGAHDRPPRAYRNRDFCWWLGVLGEWDQAAMKPGREHVTIAVSGAHGGRTVDFRGLAHRGMTLVGLTQSFDGSVATFQPNLAENLARGDENYLALLDAADAYIERNGLDLPQEPEARITFPDPECVTHPILQLDLAKAGVTSIIWATGFATDYSWLKVNAFDANGKPQHQRGVSSEPGVYFLGLPWQSRRGSSFIWGVWHDAKYVADQIAIQRSYLDYHDAAQRQAEAAPVALETTVSA
- a CDS encoding GrpB family protein, with protein sequence MALTSEISPYNPQWPLLFTAENRRIEEGFGTELIGTHHIGSTAVPGLSAKPEIDILVVVSEHINEVARSEFMRTLGYVRGTDLSAGHHFYRRDVDGVRTHKIHVCVAGHGQIARMLRFRDLLREDSTIRKQYQDLKLRLEADNRGGIAEYLAHKAPYIDALMNMHLGD
- a CDS encoding transposase, coding for MQPKRRSYSKSFKAHVVQECAQPGASIASVAQHHGFNANLVHKWIRVRTNKAMALQST
- a CDS encoding EAL domain-containing protein, producing MNTKSPIVPPCSACREGDALDFEFSMAFQPIVDLRDNSIFAYEALVRGCDGSGAAAILGKVNEQNRYAFDQACRVKAVELASRLKIPCFVSINFLPNAVYQAATCIRATLEAARRFGFPTERLIFEITENEELVDKEHLKSIIREYRLKGFKTAIDDFGAGYSGLNLLAEFQPDIIKLDMALVRSICTDPVRQAIVQGILGVCKALNIEVIAEGVETNAELQQLLTLGINFYQGYLFAKPEYETLPNVAWPTPTIG
- a CDS encoding methyl-accepting chemotaxis protein → MAYETSLKTDDTAHEGARVVQETVDVMQSLAGELNHAAEGINDVSQQSEVISSIVQTIRGIAEQTNLLALNAAIEAARAGEQGRGFAVVADEVRNLASRTSQATLKIVEVVQHNRELAKGAVARMEASKDKAEQGVKLAGEAGQVILDIQDSARQVVQAISNFSSTLAR
- the uraH gene encoding hydroxyisourate hydrolase encodes the protein MTVLKSFFAGAVLSALSALASAAANPLSVHVLNLQDGLPSPGVNVTLEKQDGKNWDMLNSAATNEQGRITGLYPEGRGLEKGTYRVTFKTGEWFKAHKTSSFFPEVPVIFEVDGTVPHYHIPLLLSPYGFSTYRGN
- a CDS encoding GlcG/HbpS family heme-binding protein, which translates into the protein MRTSLSTSLLITLAMSSAFAVAAPDQVVQRKDVSLAMANDLLNAALMACHADGRTAVAAVVDRGGNLVAVQRDDNVGPHNTLAAQRKAYTALSTKTSTRLLAERARANPDAENLNTLDELLLLGGGVPLKFEGQVIGAIGVAGAGGAANDEGCAEVAINKVLPAVKN